The Caenorhabditis elegans chromosome II genome has a segment encoding these proteins:
- the chs-2 gene encoding Chitin synthase chs-2 (Confirmed by transcript evidence): MMNTLDHRPLGRMETMEGKPDEDEVPTSSNSDAKGKGYYYSSGTVPTDDSTLEEKCQQKTFDPSCPTPKTPVIVPNREFDPNFSTVTENKGWDIFRLLPPKPDRLGHGFWHDASLQVLKLATFLVLFLLTLGSAVVAKSTFILMTSAIGWGGQTITICNQVISEATQNTVKLKNAHVVKWVWATLLALSAPEALCFVRSMHRTMFRNVKRPTFIQFVFVLIIETFHSIGVGILVFRIFPDLDAVTAAQLTNAMCFVPAILSVISRKPNKSALLLVIIDFAAIAAQSSGFWALPMFLPNLQKHLVAIPVSLTLISLAWWQNFVHRDSVFPPVRTLAKFAQRLSERRSKTYAFVSLWKICIYVVCCFLFISSRMKIEDMLQKDPFGEKLLSVAGHDMNQTQIEKFQLRINQMIEQANREAGFYAAAEKKKQPPKKQPKADEAEQVDAGEYMMKRFKRFIGDAGENEEEEPEEEEFSSYNIYSNYVERNQLTMAYDALWLVIFQFGAVFVCYHSSKFACKVMMQRMGFALPMALSVPVTVLLLSTNCRMRQKDSCYGTNVLTVELFWQCNGASMSLADFILTPQTWIWLCWLASQFWITIHLWNPKHERLAKSEKLFILPYYIGAFVDQSLAFNRRRDDKAKIKAEDLEFDAEDSSLTYETIPGLQNKTPPSVCSASSSKLENGLIRDSASSADAITKIYACATMWHETGVEMTCMLKSLFRMDEDQCARRNAQKYLKVIDPDYYEFEAHIFFDDAYDVNEYGEPEINKFVKQIVNVIDQAASAVHQTQMRLKPPKKAKTPYGGKLTYIMPGKNKLFIHLKDNQKIRHRKRWSQVMYLYYLLGYRLMMKVDDPSRKEIISENTFILTLDGDVDFTPSSVYLLVDLMKKNRRLGAACGRIHPRGDGAMVWYQKFEYAIGHWLQKATEHMIGCVMCSPGCFSLFRAYALMDDNVARRYALKSEEPKHFIQYDQGEDRWLCTLLLQRGYRVEYCAASDAQTFAPEGFNEFFNQRRRWIPSTIFNIMDLLKDYRNVVRVNESISIWYIIYQLVMLISSILGPGTIFVMIIGAISISFSIDTLISLVIVSIPVVVFIVVCLTAKPEHQLICAQTIGAIFAMLMTAVVVGTSLQLQKDGLLSPHSMFTVAVATSFLTAAILHPLEFTCIIPGTIYFLAIPCMYMLLPIYSVCNMHTVSWGTREDPRPTEKNTLAKKTPGNLESGDGAGNSENWCTRFLCCGRGTVHPMTMVINEKLNEVIKKVDRLDRKHHPSLARRASILSSTGGTIQIDKCSEADEDEQAEIEDALEMSNQSHAAKKNQKWKQAQSEAWLADKALKRAEREYLEPEEESFWNDVIERYLSPLIMDGKDMDRLRAGLIAIRNSHTVYFLMINIVFIISVLVLQIHKDCLNIEWPLGPKFNHTVRPCYANHDDNQKEEVWVMTRLQLEPIGLVFLIFFVSILVIQFLAMLCHRFGTLAHIIASTELFCFRKTMDRLSEDELVAQNAVEIARELQAIRGIDENAHNIDNPTEDRGISRRRVVQNLESSRKSMMKRKTETLDAAFKKRFFALSSEQTPDPAGFSARDNSKRLTLRKGTIRALEHRRDSLFGTLDNRKDDEVDATSMRGPAQRRLERLFTAQQDQNSPTSDGNRRKSNSRPWDQPTSSATSSGDVELRRF; the protein is encoded by the exons ATGATGAACACATTGGACCATCGGCCCCTTGGCCGGATGGAAACGATGGAGGGGAAACCAGATGAAGACGAAGTGCCAACGTCTTCAAATTCTGATGCTAAAGGCAAAGGATACTATTATTCGAGTGGTACTGTACCTACAGACGACTCCActttagaagaaaaatgtcAACAGAAGACGTTCGATCCATCGTGTCCGACACCTAAAACTCCGGTTATTGTTCCAAATAGGGAATTTGATCCTAACTTCTC aacagtGACAGAAAACAAAGGATGGGACATATTTCGACTGTTACCTCCAAAACCCGATCGACTTGGACATG GATTTTGGCACGATGCAAGTCTTCAAGTTCTTAAACTGGCCACTTTTTTGGTGCTCTTCCTGCTCACGCTCGGCTCAGCCGTTGTCGCCAAATCCACATTTATTCTAATGACGTCGGCAATTGGGTGGGGAGGACAGACGATAACAATTTGCAATCAAGTAATATCTGAAGCAACTCAGAATACtgtaaagctgaaaaatgcgCATGTGGTGAAATGGGTTTGGGCCACGTTACTGGCACTGTCGGCTCCTGAAGCATTGTGCTTTGTGAG ATCGATGCACCGGACCATGTTCCGAAACGTGAAACGCCCGACATTCATTCAATTTGTATTTGTGCTCATCATCGAAACATTTCACAGCATTGGCGTCGGCATTCTcgttttcagaatatttccAGACTTGGATGCAGTGACAGCTGCACAGTTAACCAACGCGATGTGTTTTGTACCAGCGATTTTGTCAGTCATCAGTCGAAAACCGAACAAGTCAGCGCTGTTGCTAGTAATCATTGATTTTGCAGCGATTGCTGCACAATCAAGCGGGTTTTGGGCTTTACCG ATGTTCCTGCCAAATCTTCAAAAGCATTTGGTGGCTATTCCAGTGTCGCTAACATTGATTTCTCTTGCATGGTGgcaaaattttgttcatcGAGATTCAGTCTTCCCACCAGTGAGAACATTAGCCAA ATTTGCCCAACGCTTGTCAGAACGTCGCTCAAAAACCTACGCATTCGTTTCCCTTTGGAAAATCTGCATCTACGTTGTCTGCTGCTTTCTTTTTATCTCAAGTcgaatgaaaattgaagacaTGCTCCAAAAAGACCCATTCGGAGAAAAGTTGCTCTCTGTCGCAGGCCATGACATGAATCAGACGCAAAtcgaaaagtttcaattgaGAATAAATCAGATGATTGAGCAAGCAAATCGCGAGGCCGGGTTCTACGCAGCAGCCGAAAAAAAGAAGCAGCCTCCCAAAAAACAACCGAAAGCTGATGAAGCTGAGCAAGTGGATGCTGGCGAATATATGATGAAAAGGTTCAAGAGATTCATTGGAGACGCTGGAGAAAATGAGGAAGAGGAACCTGAAGAGGAAGAATTTTCCAGTTATAAT aTCTACTCCAATTACGTGGAACGTAATCAGCTAACAATGGCTTATGATGCTTTATGGCttgtaatatttcaatttggCGCTGTCTTTGTATGCTACCACAGCTCAAAGTTTGCATGTAAAGTAATGATGCAACGAATGGGATTTGCTCTTCCAATGGCTCTCAGTGTACCTGTTACTGTACTCTTGCTCTCCACAAATTGCCGAATGAGACAGAAAGATTCTTGTTACGGTACAAATGTGCTAACTGTG GAGCTTTTCTGGCAATGTAATGGTGCATCAATGTCGCTTGCCGATTTCATTTTGACTCCTCAAACGTGGATTTGGCTATGCTGGCTGGCTTCCCAGTTTTGGATCACTATTCATTTATGGAATCCAAAGCATGAAAGATTGGCAAAGAGTGAAAA ACTCTTCATTCTTCCCTACTATATTGGCGCTTTTGTTGATCAATCCCTCGCATTCAATCGCCGACGAGATGATAAGGCAAAGATCAAGGCGGAAGATCTGGAATTCGACGCGGAAGACTCTTCACTCACCTATGAAACGATTCCAGGACTCCAGAATAAGACTCCGCCAAGTGTTTGCTCGGCAAGTAGttcaaaactggaaaatggtTTGATAAGGGATAGTGCAAGTTCTGCAGATGCTATCACGAAGATCTATGCCTGTGCGACTATGTGGCATGAGACTGGTGTCGAGATGACGTGTATGCTAAAATCACTGTTTAG AATGGACGAGGATCAATGCGCTCGacgaaatgctcaaaaataccTAAAAGTTATCGATCCAGACTACTACGAGTTTGAGGCCCACATCTTTTTCGATGACGCTTACGATGTAAACGAGTACGGGGAACCTGAAATCAACAAGTTCGTGAAACAAATCGTTAATGTCATTGATCAAGCCGCGTCAGCTGTCCATCAAACTCAGATGAGGCTGAAGCCACCCAAAAAGGCGAAAACTCCATATGGTGGAAAGCTAACTTATATTATGCCTGGAAAGAACAAACTATTCATTCATCTGAAGGATAATCAAAAGATCAGACACAGAAAGAGATGGAGTCAAGTGATGTATTTGTACTATCTACTTGGTTACAGACTAATGATGAAGGTTGATGATCCATCAAGAAAAGAAATTATCTCTGAGAATACGTTTATATTGACTCTGGACGGTGATGTTGACTTTACGCCGTCATCTGTCTATCTTCTTGTGGATcttatgaagaaaaatcgaagacTCGGTGCGGCATGCGGACGAATTCATCCTAGAGGTGATGGTGCAATGGTGTGGTATCAGAAGTTTGAGTACGCAATTGGACATTGGCTGCAAAAAGCGACAGAACATATGATCGGTTGTGTTATGTGCTCGCCTGGATGCTTCTCGTTGTTTAGAGCATATGCTCTGATGGATGATAATGTCGCAAGGAG GTACGCTCTAAAATCCGAGGAGCCCAAGCACTTTATCCAGTACGATCAAGGTGAAGATCGTTGGTTATGCACTTTACTTCTCCAACGAGGTTATCGAGTAGAATACTGCGCCGCTTCAGACGCTCAGACCTTTGCCCCCGAAGGCTTCAATGAGTTTTTCAATCAACGCCGTCGCTGGATCccatcaacaattttcaatattatgGATTTACTGAAGGACTATCGAAATGTAGTAAGAGTCAACGAATCTATCTCGATTTGGTATATCATATATCAACTTGTCATGCTTATCTCATCAATCCTCGGTCCTGGAACTATATTTGTCATGATCATCGGAGCCATCAGTATCTCATTCTCAATTGATACTCTGATTTCGTTGGTTATCGTGTCTATTCCTGTTGTGGTGTTCATTGTCGTCTGTCTTACTGCCAAGCCTGAACATCAGCTAATTTGTGCACAGACCATTGGTGCGATCTTTGCCATGCTGATGACAGCTGTCGTTGTAGGAACATCCCTTCAGCTTCAGAAGGACGGATTGCTAAGTCCTCACTCTATGTTCACAGTGGCTGTCGCCACGTCGTTTTTGACTGCCGCAATACTTCATCCGCTCGAGTTCACCTGCATCATACCCGGAACCATTTATTTCTTGGCGATTCCATGTATGTATATGTTACTCCCGATCTACAGTGTGTGCAACATGCATACTGTATCCTGGGGTACTCGCGAAGACCCAAGGCCGACGGAGAAAAATACTCTGGCTAAGAAAACTCCTGGAAACCTGGAATCTGGTGATGGAgccggaaattctgaaaactggTGTACCAGGTTCTTGTGCTGTGGTAGGGGTACGGTACACCCGATGACTATGGTGATCAATGAGAAGCTCAATGAAGTTATCAAGAAGGTTGACCGACTAGATCGAAAACATCATCCATCGTTAGCTCGTCGTGCATCAATTTTATCAAGCACTGGTGGAACTATTCAAATCGACAAATGCTCGGAAGCCGATGAGGATGAGCAAGCGGAAATCGAAGACGCTCTGGAAATGTCAAATCAAAGTCACGCggcaaagaaaaatcaaaaatggaaGCAAGCACAAAGTGAAGCCTGGCTTGCGGACAAGGCGTTGAAGAGAGCAGAACGAGAATATTTGGAACCAGAGGAGGAATCATTTTGGAATGATGTAATTGAACGATATTTGTCTCCATTGATTATGGACGGGAAGGATATGGATCGGCTGAGAGCTGGATTGATTG CTATCCGAAACTCCCATACCGTATACTTTTTAATGATCAACATCGTATTCATCATCTCTGTCCTAGTCCTACAAATTCACAAAGACTGTCTTAACATTGAATGGCCTTTGGGACCAAAATTCAATCACACCGTACGTCCATGTTACGCAAATCATGATGATAATCAGAAGGAAGAAGTTTGGGTTATGACACGTCTTCAGCTGGAACCCATCGGATtagttttcttgattttctttgTTAGTATTCTGGTCATTCAG TTCCTTGCAATGTTGTGCCATCGGTTCGGAACCCTTGCTCATATCATCGCCTCCACAGAGcttttctgtttcagaaaaacaatgGACAGACTTAGCGAG gacgAGCTAGTTGCGCAAAATGCTGTGGAAATTGCTCGAGAGTTGCAGGCGATACGGGGAATTGATGAAAACGCTCATAATATTGATAAC ccaacCGAAGACCGTGGAATATCACGCCGACGTGTGGTACAGAATCTTGAATCTTCGCGAAAATCAATGATGAAAAGGAAGACAGAGACCCTTGACGCAGCATTCAAGAAGCG ATTCTTCGCCCTGTCAAGTGAACAAACACCAGATCCGGCGGGATTTTCAGCCAGAGACAATTCGAAACGACTTACATTGAGAAAAGGAACGATTCGAGCATTAGAGCACAGGAGGGACTCACTGTTCGGAACTCTCGACAATCGAAAG GACGATGAAGTGGACGCAACATCAATGCGTGGCCCTGCTCAACGCCGCTTGGAACGTCTTTTCACCGCACAACAAGACCAGAATAGTCCGACATCGGAcggaaatcgacgaaaatcgaATAGCCGACCGTGGGATCAGCCAACATCttctgccacgtcatcaggTGACGTGGAGCTGagaagattttaa